Proteins from one Oryza sativa Japonica Group chromosome 12, ASM3414082v1 genomic window:
- the LOC136354546 gene encoding uncharacterized protein, with the protein MADGGEPPPPWADLPIHIVRGIASRLLCKIDRRFGEGVCRSWREAFLQVGPPPPPLPLLVVANAGEHAFHCVPSNWRTHPIPIPMPRFAHHRYFGSYDGGWLFLSISQSSRHGLHNINKNVNSKRFRFSLPDQRLYQIRPTTAEADKFIVIVAATLSCQPTEPGCVAAGIIDLHSFPDHPSRHGAGAFLFLTNGEHIRELPQPIFPPPGTAKRVRNELYFKPRGDDGGGGRPVLARYLVESRDELLMVVRLGTLEHSWIKLADLGGRMLFVGRGCSRSYEAADGYPGMEGVYFLDDRSFYDRTTVFKNDDKRKYHRSDIGKWSGSPPQVRHCLPEQDMYRMVML; encoded by the exons ATGGCTGATGGTGGCGAGCCTCCGCCGCCATGGGCGGACCTCCCAATCCACATCGTCCGCGGGATCGCCAGCCGCCTCCTGTGCAAGATCGACCGTCGCTTCGGCGAAGGCGTCTGCCGCTCCTGGCGCGAGGCGTTTCTGCAAGtcgggccgccgcctcccccgctcCCGCTGCTCGTCGTCGCGAACGCCGGCGAGCACGCGTTCCACTGCGTCCCCAGCAACTGGCGCACccaccccatccccatccccatgcCACGCTTCGCGCACCACCGCTACTTCGGCTCCTACGACGGCGGCTGGCTCTTCCTCTCCATCAGCCAATCCAGCCGCCACGGCCTCCACAACATCAACAAGAACGTCAACTCCAAGCGCTTCAGATTCAGCCTCCCTGACCAGCGGCTATACCAAATCCGGCCGACGACAGCGGAAGCGGATAAGTTTATTGTtatcgtcgccgccaccctctcGTGCCAGCCAACCGAACCGGGATGCGTCGCCGCCGGCATCATCGACTTGCACAGCTTCCCCGACCACCCAAG CCGCCATGGCGCTggcgccttcctcttcctcaccaACGGAGAACACATCCGTGAGCTCCCTCAACCGATATTCCCGCCCCCAGGCACGGCGAAGCGAGTCAGGAACGAGCTCTACTTCAAGccgcgcggcgacgacggcggcggcggccggccggtccTTGCTCGCTACCTCGTGGAGTCCCGAGACGAGCTGCTCATGGTCGTCAGGTTGGGTACCC TTGAGCACTCCTGGATCAAGCTGGCCGACCTTGGCGGCCGCATGCTGTTCGTCGGGAGAGGCTGCTCCAGATCCTACGAAGCGGCGGATGGGTACCCCGGCATGGAGGGAGTCTACTTCCTGGATGACCGGAGCTTCTACGACCGGACGACCGTGTTCAAGAATGACGACAAAAGGAAGTATCACCGCAGCGACATCGGGAAATGGTCGGGATCACCACCGCAGGTCAGGCACTGCTTACCGGAGCAAG ACATGTACCGCATGGTTATGCTTTGA